A region of Thioalbus denitrificans DNA encodes the following proteins:
- a CDS encoding NUDIX domain-containing protein, producing the protein MAAPVTPRVAVDIIIELEDRPGRPVVLIRRGHPPLGRALPGGFVDVGETLEAAAIREAREETGLEVTLRVLLGCYSDPARDPRGHTVSPVYVATARGEPKAGDDAAAVEVHAAEALPRDTVFDHGLILEDYRRWRATGEPAPLHRRMQRGKSSH; encoded by the coding sequence ATGGCGGCACCGGTGACCCCGCGCGTGGCGGTGGACATCATCATCGAGCTGGAGGATCGGCCCGGGCGGCCCGTGGTCCTCATCCGCCGCGGCCATCCGCCCCTGGGGCGGGCGCTGCCGGGCGGGTTCGTGGACGTGGGCGAGACCCTGGAGGCGGCCGCCATCCGCGAGGCGCGGGAGGAGACCGGTCTCGAGGTCACGTTGCGGGTCCTGCTCGGCTGCTACTCCGACCCGGCGCGGGACCCGCGCGGGCATACCGTGAGTCCAGTCTACGTGGCCACCGCCCGGGGCGAGCCGAAGGCGGGGGACGACGCGGCGGCGGTGGAGGTGCACGCGGCCGAGGCGCTGCCGCGCGACACCGTCTTCGACCACGGGCTCATCCTGGAGGACTACCGCCGCTGGCGAGCCACCGGCGAGCCCGCGCCGCTGCACCGCCGCATGCAGCGTGGAAAAAGTTCGCACTAG
- a CDS encoding SUMF1/EgtB/PvdO family nonheme iron enzyme yields the protein MKRFHAWILMTALPACLALTAAGAETFAEQNERLFARLQAVHGLSDGQMTELRAIFGRSGFVGQGNPAVARHPQTEEQCQARLEAQSIDYANPEYERICGAKYMAPLYDPGTERPEQARACIDQFEFPDIPCAYPVVWVRAREAEEICAAVGKRLCDAHEWEGACDGALEPPDYRFDLARGVSPEAAVSRMRAAHNRAHGADKRWSYGPAYRKGICAAGSSKSPGCDGGGWNRCGSNTYPTGAFPECRSPLGVYDLNGNAAEHMNLPLNEAQMASRGSRELGYTEMKGSWFIFDSYRAHEDWCRWRAPYWHGSRVMDEHSHANYHLGFRCCKSIGPP from the coding sequence ATGAAGCGATTCCACGCCTGGATCCTGATGACGGCCCTGCCGGCCTGCCTGGCGCTCACCGCGGCCGGGGCCGAAACCTTTGCCGAGCAGAACGAGCGTCTCTTCGCCCGGCTGCAGGCGGTGCACGGTCTCAGCGACGGGCAGATGACGGAACTGCGCGCCATCTTCGGGCGCTCGGGATTCGTGGGGCAGGGCAATCCGGCCGTGGCGCGGCACCCGCAGACGGAGGAGCAGTGCCAGGCCCGGCTCGAGGCGCAGTCCATCGACTACGCCAACCCGGAGTACGAGCGCATCTGCGGGGCGAAGTACATGGCGCCCCTCTATGATCCCGGCACCGAGCGACCCGAACAGGCGCGGGCCTGCATCGACCAGTTCGAGTTTCCGGACATCCCCTGCGCCTATCCCGTGGTCTGGGTGCGGGCGCGGGAGGCGGAGGAGATCTGCGCCGCGGTGGGCAAGCGCCTGTGCGATGCCCACGAGTGGGAGGGCGCCTGCGACGGGGCGCTGGAGCCGCCCGACTACCGCTTCGACCTGGCCCGCGGGGTGAGCCCGGAGGCGGCGGTGAGCCGCATGCGCGCGGCCCACAACCGGGCCCATGGGGCGGACAAGCGCTGGAGCTACGGGCCCGCCTACCGGAAGGGAATCTGCGCCGCGGGCAGCAGCAAGAGTCCCGGCTGCGACGGGGGCGGCTGGAACCGCTGCGGGTCCAACACCTACCCGACCGGCGCCTTTCCCGAGTGCCGCAGCCCGCTCGGGGTCTACGACCTCAACGGCAATGCGGCGGAGCACATGAACCTGCCGCTGAACGAGGCGCAGATGGCGAGCCGCGGCAGCAGGGAGCTCGGCTACACGGAGATGAAGGGCAGCTGGTTCATCTTCGACAGCTACCGGGCCCACGAGGACTGGTGCCGCTGGCGCGCGCCCTACTGGCACGGCAGCCGGGTCATGGATGAACACAGCCACGCCAACTACCACCTGGGATTCCGCTGCTGCAAGAGCATCGGGCCGCCCTAG
- a CDS encoding vWA domain-containing protein, translated as MKRDIETKLSAARTRLVLDKPFLGALVLRLPMIEADPKWCQTTATDARSFYYNPDYIDALSLDQTQFVLAHEALHCALSHFARRLHRNKFRWDVACDFAVNPLLVNDGLTPPPGALFEESYEGMTAEEIYPYIDENNSDEPMDRHVYDDEQESGKGQGRNDSRTEHDEDREQGEQPDQGGDRGSGPEEGGEQAEEDSEGGGAPQPPPLSPTETEALSTQWQQRLAGAAQTAMQAGKLGGAMARMVEHLLQPQLPWRMLLARYMTAEGREDFSYFRPSRREGDAIHPSLRSSQLNVAVILDVSGSISEGEMTEFLAEVNAIKGQMRARVLLHACDAGMVEDGPWEYEPWEEFSLPREFTGGGGTSFKPPFEWIEREGHRPDLMLYFTDAEGEFPKHPPLFPVIWLVKGKHKVPWGQRIQLN; from the coding sequence ATGAAAAGAGACATCGAGACGAAGCTCAGCGCGGCCCGCACGCGCCTGGTCCTGGACAAGCCGTTCCTGGGGGCGCTGGTGCTGCGGCTGCCGATGATCGAGGCGGATCCGAAGTGGTGCCAGACCACTGCGACGGATGCACGCAGCTTCTACTACAACCCCGACTACATCGACGCCCTCAGCCTCGACCAGACCCAGTTCGTGCTGGCCCACGAGGCCCTGCACTGCGCGCTCTCCCACTTCGCCCGGCGCCTGCACCGCAACAAGTTCCGCTGGGACGTGGCCTGCGACTTCGCCGTCAACCCGCTGCTCGTCAACGACGGTCTCACCCCGCCGCCCGGCGCGCTGTTCGAGGAGAGCTACGAGGGGATGACGGCGGAGGAGATCTATCCCTACATCGACGAGAACAACTCCGACGAGCCCATGGACCGGCACGTCTACGACGACGAGCAGGAGAGCGGCAAGGGCCAGGGGCGGAACGATAGCCGGACCGAGCACGACGAGGACCGGGAGCAGGGTGAGCAGCCCGACCAGGGCGGCGACCGGGGGTCCGGGCCGGAGGAGGGCGGCGAGCAGGCCGAGGAGGACAGCGAAGGCGGTGGCGCGCCCCAGCCGCCTCCGCTCAGCCCCACGGAGACCGAAGCCCTCAGCACCCAGTGGCAGCAGCGTCTGGCGGGCGCGGCCCAGACCGCCATGCAGGCGGGCAAGCTCGGCGGCGCCATGGCGCGCATGGTGGAGCACCTGCTGCAGCCCCAGCTCCCCTGGCGCATGCTGCTGGCCCGCTACATGACCGCCGAGGGGCGCGAGGACTTCAGCTACTTCCGCCCGTCCCGGCGGGAGGGCGACGCCATCCACCCGAGCCTGCGCAGCAGCCAGCTCAACGTGGCGGTGATACTCGATGTCAGCGGCTCCATCAGCGAAGGCGAGATGACCGAGTTCCTGGCCGAGGTGAACGCCATCAAGGGCCAGATGCGCGCCCGGGTGCTGCTCCACGCCTGTGACGCCGGGATGGTGGAGGACGGCCCCTGGGAGTACGAGCCCTGGGAGGAGTTCAGCCTGCCGCGGGAGTTCACCGGCGGCGGCGGCACCAGCTTCAAGCCCCCCTTCGAGTGGATCGAGCGGGAGGGCCACCGTCCCGACCTGATGCTCTACTTCACCGACGCGGAGGGGGAGTTTCCGAAGCATCCGCCCCTGTTCCCGGTCATCTGGCTGGTGAAGGGCAAGCACAAGGTGCCCTGGGGCCAGCGCATCCAGCTCAATTGA
- a CDS encoding PilT/PilU family type 4a pilus ATPase, which produces MIDLKRLLALMMERNASDIFLSVGAPIHIKIEGVMSPITDAPLPPGSVEALAQSIMNPRQAEAFHERPEMNLALAGEHGGRFRVNIYRQRGEVSMVVRYLKEVIPSLEELNLPPILKQLVMDPRGLVLVVGATGSGKSTTLASMINYRNQQTTGHIVTIEDPIEYVHSYQRSVVEQREVGFDTLSYADALKNAMREAPDVILIGEVRDRTNMEHAVAYAETGHLCLTTLHASNAHQALERIVTFFPESMHRQLFMDLSLNLRAIVSQRLITGVDGKRVPAMEILISSPRIADLIQKGEIELVRSALEKSPVEGTVTFDRYLFQLYMAGKISREEALRNAESANNLALLIRLQGGRKAMQDEEGMSLVQEEKPGNVIEG; this is translated from the coding sequence ATGATAGACCTCAAGCGACTGCTGGCGCTGATGATGGAGCGCAACGCCTCGGACATCTTCCTGAGCGTGGGCGCGCCCATCCATATCAAGATCGAGGGGGTGATGAGCCCCATTACCGACGCGCCCCTGCCGCCCGGCTCCGTGGAGGCGCTGGCGCAATCCATCATGAACCCGCGCCAGGCGGAGGCGTTCCACGAGCGCCCGGAGATGAACCTGGCGCTGGCCGGCGAGCACGGGGGACGCTTCCGGGTCAACATCTACCGCCAGCGGGGCGAGGTCTCCATGGTGGTGCGCTACCTCAAGGAGGTCATCCCGAGCCTGGAGGAGCTGAACCTGCCGCCCATCCTCAAGCAGCTGGTGATGGATCCCCGCGGGCTGGTGCTGGTGGTGGGCGCCACCGGCTCGGGCAAGTCCACCACCCTCGCCTCCATGATCAACTACCGCAACCAGCAGACGACCGGCCACATCGTCACCATCGAGGATCCCATCGAGTATGTCCACAGCTACCAGCGCTCGGTGGTGGAGCAGCGCGAGGTGGGCTTCGACACCCTCTCCTACGCCGATGCCCTGAAGAACGCCATGCGCGAGGCGCCGGACGTCATCCTCATCGGCGAGGTGCGCGATCGGACCAACATGGAGCACGCCGTGGCCTACGCCGAGACCGGCCACCTCTGCCTCACCACCCTGCACGCCAGCAACGCCCACCAGGCCCTGGAGCGCATCGTCACCTTCTTCCCCGAGTCCATGCACCGGCAGCTGTTCATGGACCTGTCGCTGAACCTGCGCGCCATCGTCTCCCAGCGCCTCATCACCGGGGTGGACGGGAAGCGGGTGCCGGCGATGGAGATTCTCATCAGTTCCCCGCGCATTGCCGACCTGATCCAGAAGGGCGAGATCGAGCTGGTGCGCTCGGCCCTGGAGAAGAGCCCGGTGGAGGGCACCGTCACCTTCGACCGCTACCTGTTCCAGCTCTACATGGCCGGCAAGATCAGCCGCGAGGAGGCTCTGCGCAATGCCGAGTCGGCCAACAACCTCGCCCTGCTCATCCGCCTCCAGGGCGGGCGCAAGGCGATGCAGGACGAAGAGGGCATGAGCCTGGTGCAGGAGGAGAAGCCCGGGAACGTCATCGAGGGCTGA
- a CDS encoding GxxExxY protein, with the protein MDGTRDRELTHRIIGCAFKVHNVLGAGFLEKVYENALVIELRGCGLEVSQQVPLKVMYGSEVIGEYFADLLVEGRILCELKAVRRITTEHEVQLVNYLTATGTDVGLLLNFGPSVEVRKKFLRYQPGTRGHTARLPH; encoded by the coding sequence ATGGATGGAACCCGGGACCGGGAGTTGACGCACCGGATCATTGGTTGCGCTTTCAAGGTGCACAATGTGCTGGGTGCAGGCTTCCTCGAGAAGGTCTACGAAAACGCGCTGGTCATAGAACTGCGGGGCTGCGGGCTGGAGGTGTCTCAGCAGGTGCCGCTCAAGGTCATGTACGGAAGTGAGGTGATTGGCGAGTATTTTGCCGATCTCCTGGTGGAAGGGCGAATCCTCTGTGAACTGAAGGCGGTCCGACGAATAACGACGGAACACGAGGTACAGTTGGTCAACTACCTCACGGCCACGGGGACAGATGTGGGATTGCTCCTCAACTTCGGACCCAGTGTCGAGGTGCGCAAAAAGTTCTTGCGCTATCAGCCGGGAACGCGTGGCCACACCGCACGGTTGCCCCATTAA
- a CDS encoding PLP-dependent aminotransferase family protein, whose product MQLPFNVEHGAAQSLQDQIFHRVRRLILDGQLKPGTSMPATRELSRQLEVSRNTVLLAYDRLIAEGYLETEPAVGTFVSAHLPEDSLMLTERPARAIDRHDRALRHRTILFHGQPHGVYTPPGQRVSIDFKVGRPDPNSFPARLWQRLLVKKLEEAGKNLTEYSDPAGLWELRQAIAEHLGPARGIATTPEQVLVVAGCQEALDIVARLFVTKGTQVVTECPCYQGAAFLFESYGADLYPIPVDNQGIQVDRLPDSPVTLAYLTPSHQYPMGATLSLERRLRLLEWAAGTGAYLIEDDYDSDFRHHGSPLTALKGLDRYDSVIYLGTFSKSIGASLRLGYMVLPRPLVKPATDVKTLLNNGQPWLEQAVVAEFMSGGGFGNHLRRIRRVYLLRRDCLVSALRRHFGEVRISGLEGGMHIVWHLPAGFPPAAEVERRVRDAGVAVYTLPGGAAYCQPGEAAVRRSIMLGYSSLAESEIKEGVARIAAVLENAAAGGT is encoded by the coding sequence ATGCAACTCCCGTTCAACGTGGAGCACGGCGCGGCCCAATCGCTCCAGGACCAGATTTTCCACCGGGTGCGGCGGCTTATCCTGGATGGCCAGCTCAAGCCCGGGACCTCCATGCCGGCCACCCGTGAACTGTCCCGGCAGCTCGAGGTCTCGCGCAACACCGTGCTGCTCGCCTACGATCGGCTCATCGCGGAAGGCTACCTGGAGACCGAACCGGCGGTGGGCACCTTCGTATCCGCCCACCTGCCGGAAGATTCACTCATGCTGACGGAGCGCCCGGCCCGGGCGATCGATCGGCACGACCGGGCCCTGCGTCACCGGACAATCCTGTTCCACGGCCAGCCCCATGGCGTATACACGCCGCCGGGACAGCGCGTGTCCATCGACTTCAAGGTGGGCCGCCCCGATCCGAACTCGTTTCCGGCCCGGCTCTGGCAACGCCTGCTGGTGAAAAAGCTGGAGGAAGCCGGGAAGAACCTCACCGAGTACAGCGATCCCGCGGGGCTGTGGGAACTGCGCCAGGCCATCGCCGAGCATCTCGGCCCCGCACGCGGAATTGCCACCACCCCCGAACAGGTACTGGTGGTCGCCGGCTGCCAGGAGGCCCTGGACATCGTCGCGCGGCTGTTCGTGACCAAAGGCACGCAGGTGGTCACGGAATGCCCCTGTTACCAGGGCGCGGCCTTCCTGTTCGAAAGCTACGGCGCGGACCTCTATCCGATACCGGTGGACAACCAGGGCATCCAGGTGGACCGGCTGCCCGACAGTCCGGTCACCCTCGCCTATCTCACCCCCTCGCACCAGTACCCCATGGGCGCCACGTTGTCCCTGGAGCGCCGCCTGCGACTGCTGGAGTGGGCGGCCGGAACCGGCGCCTACCTCATCGAGGACGATTACGACAGCGACTTCCGCCATCACGGATCACCGCTCACGGCGCTGAAGGGCCTGGACCGCTACGATTCAGTCATCTACCTGGGCACATTCTCCAAGTCCATCGGGGCGAGCCTGCGGCTGGGCTACATGGTGCTTCCCAGGCCGCTGGTGAAACCCGCCACCGATGTCAAGACGCTGCTCAACAACGGCCAACCCTGGCTTGAGCAGGCCGTGGTGGCGGAGTTCATGAGCGGCGGTGGATTCGGCAACCACCTGCGGCGGATACGCCGTGTTTACCTGCTGCGCCGGGATTGCCTGGTAAGCGCCTTGCGGCGGCATTTCGGCGAGGTGCGGATCTCCGGACTGGAGGGAGGCATGCACATTGTCTGGCACCTCCCGGCCGGCTTCCCCCCGGCGGCGGAGGTGGAGCGCCGGGTACGGGATGCGGGTGTGGCCGTCTACACCCTCCCCGGCGGCGCGGCCTACTGCCAGCCCGGGGAGGCGGCGGTCAGGCGCTCCATCATGCTGGGCTATTCCTCTCTCGCGGAGAGCGAGATCAAGGAGGGCGTGGCCCGAATTGCCGCGGTGCTGGAGAATGCAGCGGCGGGTGGTACCTGA
- a CDS encoding sulfur reduction protein DsrS, with translation MMELSPEDNLRLNVLLAQQLQAVRIDESSMTLYGLAETGEAKVKLNPNCRDELYVRRVRELLSGQVLGSPEGYPVFLRRWTRMGQISGVRLEDMLKLGEPEAVVAVACSPNLSDELARRVWWAYPDAEVARRMLACPAVAAGSMGPELAGYLVEFLPFEEDPALVMESVRLVLQPGLINDAQVELLWSRGKRKNAYLVGFLATTPDNLPEAAAPREPGEAGAALESLAEAGNPYAAALQRVFSGPGQAFLDTAETVIRKPPNQEVVLGLFEAIAGYFESIAPARPVGGDMDALAQTAAALAGGRADPGQEGWPEGLAAFRAALPGLEAELEALLVLARLGEPVLRSIFAGTDAIGSLMRRKLEPVTGPVLEHLRVLRGRAQAPVGLERS, from the coding sequence ATGATGGAACTTTCCCCGGAAGACAACCTGCGCCTCAATGTCCTGCTGGCCCAGCAGCTGCAGGCGGTGCGCATCGATGAATCCTCCATGACCCTCTACGGACTGGCCGAAACCGGCGAGGCGAAGGTCAAGCTCAATCCCAACTGCCGCGACGAGCTCTACGTGCGCCGGGTGCGCGAGCTGCTCTCCGGGCAGGTGCTCGGCTCCCCCGAGGGCTACCCGGTGTTCCTGCGCCGCTGGACGCGCATGGGCCAGATCTCCGGCGTGCGCCTGGAGGACATGCTCAAGCTGGGCGAGCCAGAGGCGGTGGTGGCGGTGGCCTGCTCGCCCAACCTCAGCGACGAGCTGGCGCGGCGGGTCTGGTGGGCCTACCCCGATGCCGAGGTGGCGCGGCGGATGCTGGCGTGCCCCGCGGTGGCCGCCGGCAGCATGGGTCCGGAGCTGGCCGGGTACCTGGTGGAGTTCCTGCCCTTCGAGGAGGATCCCGCCCTGGTGATGGAGAGCGTGCGGCTGGTCCTCCAGCCCGGGCTCATCAACGACGCCCAGGTCGAGCTGCTCTGGAGCCGCGGCAAACGCAAGAACGCCTACCTGGTGGGCTTTCTCGCCACCACCCCCGACAACCTGCCGGAGGCGGCGGCGCCGCGGGAGCCGGGGGAGGCGGGTGCCGCCCTGGAATCGCTGGCGGAGGCGGGGAATCCCTATGCCGCAGCCCTGCAACGGGTCTTCAGCGGCCCCGGCCAGGCCTTCCTCGACACCGCCGAGACGGTGATCCGCAAGCCCCCCAACCAGGAGGTGGTGCTGGGGCTGTTCGAGGCCATCGCGGGCTACTTCGAGTCCATCGCGCCGGCGCGACCCGTGGGCGGGGACATGGATGCCCTCGCGCAGACCGCCGCGGCCCTGGCCGGCGGCCGGGCGGACCCCGGGCAGGAGGGCTGGCCGGAGGGCCTGGCCGCGTTCCGCGCCGCACTCCCCGGACTGGAGGCAGAGCTGGAGGCGCTGCTGGTGCTGGCGCGCCTGGGCGAGCCGGTGCTGCGCTCCATCTTCGCCGGCACCGACGCCATCGGCTCACTCATGCGGCGCAAGCTGGAGCCGGTCACCGGTCCGGTCCTGGAGCATCTCCGCGTGCTGCGCGGGCGCGCCCAGGCGCCTGTCGGACTTGAGCGATCGTAG
- a CDS encoding AAA family ATPase, with translation MRPAQVLTILDREFLGTRTGHHTPVMMWGPPGVGKSQMVAQVAAKHDVPVIDIRLSQMEPSDLRGIPFRSGEHVVWAVPALLPDVERHGAEGILFLDEITSAPPSVSAAAYQLILDRQLGEYEVPAGWAIFAAGNRQGDRGVTYSMPAPLANRFSHFEVEAHLDDWVAWAYANDIDDRLIAFLRFRPELLFSFDPAHNPVAFPSPRSWEFAHRALQKFADVPDLMTRALQACVGDAAGIELAAFVENLDRLPDIDAILRGEEVPVPRDTDLQYAVASALVAQSIRARTREDAQETWGRILDYAGRFPHREMGVMLVSDMHRAIGQDIFRVPQFNDWAKAVADVMLFEQ, from the coding sequence ATGCGCCCGGCACAGGTCCTGACCATTCTTGACCGCGAGTTCCTCGGGACCCGCACCGGACACCACACCCCGGTGATGATGTGGGGCCCGCCCGGCGTGGGCAAGTCGCAGATGGTGGCCCAGGTGGCCGCGAAGCATGATGTGCCGGTGATCGACATCCGGCTCTCGCAGATGGAGCCGAGCGATCTCCGCGGCATCCCGTTCCGCTCCGGCGAGCACGTGGTGTGGGCGGTGCCGGCCCTCCTGCCGGACGTGGAGCGCCACGGCGCGGAGGGAATCCTGTTCCTGGACGAGATCACCTCGGCCCCGCCCAGCGTCTCCGCCGCCGCCTACCAGCTGATCCTCGACCGGCAGCTGGGGGAGTACGAGGTGCCCGCCGGCTGGGCCATCTTCGCCGCCGGCAACCGCCAGGGCGACCGCGGCGTCACCTACTCCATGCCCGCCCCGCTGGCCAACCGCTTCTCCCACTTCGAGGTGGAGGCGCACCTGGACGACTGGGTGGCCTGGGCCTACGCCAACGACATCGACGACCGGCTCATCGCCTTCCTGCGCTTCCGGCCCGAGTTGCTGTTCTCCTTCGACCCGGCCCACAACCCGGTGGCCTTTCCCTCGCCGCGCTCCTGGGAGTTCGCCCACCGCGCCCTGCAGAAGTTCGCCGACGTGCCCGACCTCATGACCCGCGCCCTGCAGGCCTGCGTCGGGGATGCCGCCGGCATCGAGCTGGCCGCCTTCGTGGAGAACCTCGACCGGCTGCCCGACATCGACGCCATCCTCCGCGGCGAGGAGGTGCCGGTGCCGAGGGACACCGATCTCCAGTACGCCGTGGCCAGCGCCCTGGTGGCCCAGTCCATCCGCGCCCGCACCCGCGAGGACGCCCAGGAGACCTGGGGCCGCATCCTCGACTACGCCGGCCGCTTCCCCCACCGCGAAATGGGGGTGATGCTCGTCTCCGACATGCACCGCGCCATCGGCCAGGACATCTTCCGGGTTCCCCAGTTCAACGACTGGGCCAAGGCGGTGGCCGACGTGATGCTTTTTGAACAGTGA
- a CDS encoding UbiA family prenyltransferase — METGHVPDSHDPGAQAVPLVVDLDGTLVRTNLLLESVFMLARQHPARILQLPLWLARGRAHFKQQLAKVVLPDAHTLPYHPGLIALLEAQREGGRPLVLATGADERVARAVAAEIDIFTEVLASDGHTNLSGGNKREKLVALYGERGFDYAGNSYRDLPVWRSARRALLVRPVPGLAAAAARTTPIERIFEDGVHHPRAYLQALRPHHWLKNLLILAPLAASHKFYDGHLLGLVLLAFAAFTLCASAVYLFNDLLDLPADRHHPHKRERPLASGRLPLGHALALIPLLLAGAVLIGLWLPPLFLAVLGLYITLTLAYSLGLKDVAILDVLILAAGYTLRVLAGAVAAGIPPSPWLLAFCVFIFFSLALVKRYAELMAMRAVEGRRAHARGYLLEDSELIAALGVASGYLSVLVLALYITSDLAHSLYRHYELIWLVCVLLLYWVSHMWLQAHRRRMHDDPLIFAGRDRLSRVLVLLMLLLLVLAI, encoded by the coding sequence GTGGAAACCGGACACGTTCCAGACAGCCATGACCCGGGTGCACAGGCGGTGCCGCTCGTGGTGGATCTGGATGGTACGCTGGTGCGTACCAACCTGCTGCTGGAGTCGGTCTTCATGCTGGCCCGGCAACATCCCGCACGCATCCTGCAATTGCCACTGTGGCTCGCCCGGGGGCGGGCGCACTTCAAGCAGCAGTTGGCGAAGGTGGTTCTGCCCGATGCCCATACCCTGCCGTACCACCCCGGCCTCATCGCCCTGCTCGAGGCGCAGCGGGAGGGGGGGCGCCCCCTGGTACTGGCCACCGGGGCGGACGAGCGGGTGGCGCGGGCGGTGGCCGCGGAAATCGACATATTCACCGAGGTCCTCGCCAGCGACGGCCACACCAACCTCAGCGGCGGGAACAAGCGGGAGAAGCTGGTGGCGCTCTACGGCGAGCGCGGGTTCGACTACGCGGGCAACAGCTACCGGGACCTGCCGGTGTGGCGTTCCGCCCGCCGCGCCCTGCTGGTCCGGCCCGTGCCCGGCCTGGCCGCCGCCGCCGCCCGCACCACGCCCATCGAGCGGATATTCGAGGACGGTGTCCACCATCCGCGCGCCTACCTGCAGGCCCTGCGCCCCCACCACTGGCTTAAGAACCTCCTGATCCTCGCCCCCCTGGCCGCCTCCCACAAGTTCTATGACGGCCATCTCCTGGGGCTGGTGCTGCTGGCCTTCGCCGCCTTCACCCTGTGCGCCTCCGCGGTCTACCTCTTCAACGACCTGCTCGACCTGCCGGCCGATCGCCACCACCCCCACAAGCGGGAGCGGCCCCTGGCCTCCGGGCGCCTGCCCCTCGGCCACGCCCTGGCGCTGATACCCCTGCTGCTGGCCGGCGCCGTCCTGATCGGGCTATGGCTGCCGCCGCTGTTCCTGGCGGTGCTCGGGCTCTACATCACCCTGACCCTGGCCTATTCACTGGGGCTCAAGGATGTGGCCATCCTCGATGTGCTGATCCTGGCGGCCGGCTATACCCTGCGGGTCCTGGCCGGCGCGGTGGCGGCCGGCATCCCGCCATCGCCCTGGCTGCTGGCCTTCTGCGTCTTCATCTTCTTCAGCCTGGCGCTGGTGAAGCGCTACGCGGAGCTGATGGCCATGCGCGCCGTGGAGGGCCGGCGGGCCCACGCGCGGGGCTACCTGCTGGAGGACAGCGAACTCATCGCCGCCCTGGGGGTGGCGAGCGGCTACCTGTCGGTGCTGGTGCTCGCCCTCTACATCACCAGCGATCTCGCCCACAGCCTCTATCGGCACTACGAGCTCATCTGGCTGGTCTGCGTCCTGCTCCTCTACTGGGTCAGCCACATGTGGCTGCAGGCCCACCGCCGCCGGATGCACGACGATCCCCTCATCTTCGCGGGCCGGGATCGCCTGAGCCGGGTCCTCGTGCTCCTGATGCTGCTGCTGCTGGTGCTGGCCATATGA
- a CDS encoding NAD-dependent epimerase/dehydratase family protein: MTSSLYLVTGGAGFLGINLCRHLLAHGQRVRSLDIAPFDYPERDAVEVVQGDIRDRETVEQAMAGVDLVVHCAAALPLDSEDNILSTEVDGTRILLESALDFGVSRFIYISSTAVYGIPDHHPLREDDRIEGVGPYGEAKIRAEALCREYRGRGLCVPVLRPKTFVGPERLGVFALLYGWAAEGRNFPVLGSGNNRYQLLDVEDLCTAIELCATADDEDRVNDTFNVGAREFGTMRENFQAVLDRAGFGRKIIGFPARPVIWTLKLLERLHLSPLYRWVYETAAEDSFVSIERIESRLGFRPQYSNRDALIRNYEWYLAHRDEYRGTTGISHRVPWKQGILGLVKHLF, from the coding sequence ATGACCTCTTCCCTCTATCTGGTCACCGGCGGCGCGGGCTTCCTGGGCATCAATCTCTGCCGCCACCTGCTGGCCCACGGGCAGCGGGTGCGCTCCCTCGACATCGCCCCCTTCGACTACCCCGAGCGCGACGCGGTGGAGGTGGTCCAGGGCGATATCCGCGATCGCGAGACGGTGGAGCAGGCCATGGCGGGGGTGGACCTGGTGGTGCACTGCGCCGCGGCCCTGCCGCTGGACAGCGAGGACAACATCCTCTCCACCGAGGTGGACGGCACCCGCATCCTGCTGGAGAGCGCGCTCGATTTCGGCGTGTCCCGCTTCATCTACATCTCCTCCACGGCCGTCTACGGCATCCCCGACCACCACCCGTTGCGCGAGGACGACCGCATCGAGGGGGTCGGTCCCTACGGCGAGGCGAAGATCCGGGCCGAGGCCCTGTGCCGGGAATACCGCGGCCGGGGGTTGTGCGTTCCCGTGCTCCGGCCCAAGACCTTCGTCGGCCCGGAGCGGCTGGGTGTCTTCGCGCTGCTCTACGGCTGGGCCGCCGAGGGGCGGAACTTCCCGGTGCTCGGTTCCGGAAACAACCGCTACCAGCTGCTCGACGTGGAGGACCTGTGCACGGCCATCGAGCTCTGCGCCACCGCCGACGACGAGGACAGGGTCAACGACACCTTCAACGTGGGGGCGCGGGAGTTCGGGACCATGCGCGAGAACTTCCAGGCGGTCCTCGACCGGGCGGGCTTCGGCAGGAAAATCATCGGGTTTCCCGCCCGGCCGGTGATCTGGACCCTGAAGCTGCTCGAGCGCCTGCATCTCTCGCCCCTCTACCGGTGGGTCTACGAAACGGCCGCCGAGGACAGCTTCGTCTCCATCGAACGCATCGAGAGCCGGCTCGGGTTCCGGCCGCAGTACTCCAACCGGGACGCCCTGATCCGCAACTACGAGTGGTACCTGGCCCACCGGGACGAGTACCGCGGAACCACCGGCATTTCCCACCGGGTACCGTGGAAACAGGGCATCCTCGGATTGGTGAAGCACTTGTTCTGA